The following nucleotide sequence is from Halobacillus mangrovi.
TGCTGATTGTCTCATTGCAATTATGAGCGGAAATTTCCTACAGCGTGGTGAACCCGCTATCATGGATAAGTGGCATAGGGCGGAAGCTGCTTTACAGTCAGAAGCAGATTTGGTCCTTGAGCTTCCTTACATATATGCGGTAGAACATAGTGACTATTTCAGCCAGGGAGCTGTACAGACGTTGTCTGAAATGGGAGTAGAAGCCATTTGTTTTGGCAGTGAAAGCGGTGAAATCAGTCAATTCTTGGAGGCTCATGAGCATTTAAAAAGAAATGAAGGGTTATTCAACGAAACTGTAAAGAAACAGTTGAGTGAAGGACTCTCTTTTCCAGAAGCCTCACGTTTGGGATATAAAGCCATTGACCTCCCCGCTGAAAGTATTGACTTGACACAGCCTAACAACATTCTAGGCTACAGCTATGTGAAACAGATCCTTTTATACAATGATAAAATTGTTCCGATGACCGTTAAGCGTACCAATAGTCATTACCATGATGATACGATTACAGGTGATATCGCCAGCGCTACAAGTATTCGAAAAGAATTATTGAAAGACCATTGTTTTACAGAAAACGCGAGCAGATCCATGCCAAAGGATACAAAAGATCAGTTAAGCAAATATAGAGAGAGAACTCATTTATGGCACGAATGGGAACGTTATTTCCATTTTCTTCAGTACAAAATCTTAACAACCCCTGAGTCCGAGCTTCGAAAGATACACGGTGTAGATGAAGGACTTGAGCACCGTTTAAAACGCACGATTAAACGGTCAGCCACCTTTGATGCATTCATGGAAGCACTTAAAACTAAAAGATACACATGGACAAGACTGCAGCGTACGCTTGTTCACATTTTAATTGGTACAGGTAAAGAAGAGGCAAGTTCCCTTCTCAGATTGCCTCAGCCTCCTTACGCTCGTGTATTAGGTATGAATAAAATAGGCAGGGAATATTTAAACACTTATAAAAAACAAATGCAGATCCCGCTTATTACACAACCACAGCAAATGGAGCATTCCATGCTGGATCTTGAGGAAAGAGCAGCCACCGCCTATTACAGCGTTTTGGATGCTGAAAACCGAGTGGATATGTTACAGCGTGAGTTTGGTCCACCTATCCGCATATAAAAAACCAGCCAAATTACTGGCTGGTTTTTATTAACTGTTTTTCGGTTCGAGCTTGTTCAGATAATCAACGGCATCCTGGAACGTATCCACTGGAACCACCTTCATATCTGTATTAATTTCTTCAGCGGTTTGTTTAGCAACCTGGTAATTGGAGCCTTCACGTCCTTCTTCGTTTGGCGCAAAGAAGATTTGGCATCCATCCTCAGAGGCTGCCACAACTTTTTTATCAATTCCTCCGATTCGCCCCACTTGACCTTCATAATTTACTTCGCCAGTACCTGCAATTTGGTATCCTTTTGTAACATCTTTTTCAGTTAACTGATCATACATTTCTAGAGAAAACATTAAACCTGCACTAGGCCCTCCAATTTCCCCGCTTTTCACTTTTACTTCAGGGTTAACTTCGACCGTACGATCTGTCACTAAAGAAATTCCTACTCCTACTTTTTTCTTATTATCAGGGAATGGAGCTAATTCAATTTCTTTCTGTAGCGTTTCCTTTTCTCTCTTAATCGTCAGGGTCACCTTTTCTCCCTTTTTCATATCTGATACATAATCAATCAAATCAGCAGCTTCTTGGATCTTTTCTCCATTAACTTGTGTGATTTCGTCTCCTGACTTCAATTGATCCTCAGCGGGCATCCCTTTGATTACACCCATCACGAATACACCTTCATAATTAATATCAATTTCTCTGTCAGCAGCCTTGTAGGCAACCACTTTTGCTGCTTCTTGGGAGGACTCCATCATCCGCAATTGAGCATGGTAATACTCTTCTTCTGTGACACCTTCAGGTCGGATGTCTTCCAAAGGGTAGACCTGATGAAATGGTCTAACCTTCGCAATTAACCATTGTAAAGGAGTGGCCTGTCCTCCCCGTACTGTCACCAAATGCATGTCCCCTTCACTTGAAAAGCCATCTGTCACTTCGACAATGGGATCAAGGGCATCGGCATTCCCTGGTTTATAAATGTAGAAAGGGAGACGGTAAGCTCCCAGAAAAGCAACAATTAATAGAGTTATAATTCCAGTTATAATTACTCGCTTATTTGACCTCATGCTTTAAGACTCCTTCCAGTCAGCCAATGTTTTCTTTATCGCTTCAATATGGATTTCAGCTTCTTTTTCTCCTGCTTCAACGATTTCCTTGATATTCGTAAAAGCACGTGAACTATATTTGGATACGTCTGGCCGGATCATCACATCAGCGTCGGCCGACACCCCCATAGCTGTAACCAATTCATCCTGCATAATATCAATACTTTGAATAATGACATCATAAATAGAGTTAATGTTCGGATCGGCATCGAAGTGGGCACAATCGACAGCGATCACAACATCTGCCCCCATCTCTTTGACAACGGATACAGGGACTCTGTCCATAACCCCTCCATCGATATAAAGCCTGTCATCAATCTTTTCTGGCACAAATATGCCCGGGATAGCAATACTTGCCCGAACCGCCTCACTAGCTGGTCCTGTTCTGAATATTTTCTTTTCTCCTGCATATAAATCTGTCGCGATAATGGCCATCGGCAAATCAAATTCTTCCAAATTTTTCCCAAAAGTAAATAAACGGATATATTCCTTGATCCTCCTCCCCTGGATAAATCCCATCTTAGGGACTGTAAAATCAAGATAATATTTCCGCTTAAAAGTAAAGGCTAGTTTGTAGAGGTCTTCAATTTGTTGACCTGCTGCAAAAAAAGAGCCTACTAGAGCTCCCATACTGCTTCCGGCCACCATATCAACAGGAATGTCATGCTCTTTGAGTGTTTTAAGAACCCCTAAATGGGAAAATCCCCGGGCTCCCCCTGACCCTAGAGCCAAACCGACCTTTGGACGATTCACATGACATTCCTCCTTCGCTAACTTTGTTTTATTTTATGGTATAAACCGATAAGTTATGAGCGTACACATGGTGTATAGGTACAAGCAATTGGTTCAAATATATTCCCATTCTACTATGAGTGAAATTAGAAGTACAGAAAACCGTTACGCTCAAGGGAGGTGTTCCCTATATCGAAGTTAAAGACCTTGGTGTTAACCTGTTTAACAGCAGGACTTGCAGCTGCATTAATCCTTTACCCTAAAGCTTCATTAACTGCAAGCTTAAGAGGCTTGGACTTATGGTGGGAAGTCGTCTTTCCATCACTACTTCCGTTCTTTATTACAGCTGAACTTTTGATCGGCTTCGGAGTGGTACATGGCCTTGGGGCACTGAGCGAGCGATTTATGCGGCCATTATTTAATGTTCCAGGTTCAGGAGGATTCATTTGGGTCATGGGGATGGCGAGTGGATATCCATCAGGGGCGAAATGGACGGCAGATCTACGAAAGAAAGGCGAGCTCACCAAAGTAGAAGCAGAAAGGCTTGTCGCTTTTACAAATGCTTCAAGTCCCTTATTTATATTCGGAGCCATCGCAGTGGGATTTTTCCACGATCCTTCGCTTGGAATATTAATCGCTGTCTCCCACTATGGAGGAAATGTACTCGTAGGTTTTATAATGAAATTTTATAAAAGGAACGAAGATTTAGAATTACGGGAATCCCCTTACTCTTCAATTCGAGATGCATTTTCTAGAATGCATCAGTCGCGTATTAATGACGGCCGAACACTTGGGAAGCTGATGGGAGACGCTGTAACAAAATCTGTAGATACCCTGCTTATGGTGGGGGGATTCATAATGCTGTTCTCAGTTTTGACAGAACTGTTTAAACAGACAGGCATTATGGAAATTCTTTCATTCCTTCTTTCTATCTCCTTTATACCTGAAACTTTTCATGCCCCACTTATCGCAGGGATGCTAGAATTAACGACAGGAATCGGAGCCATCACTCAAACTGGAGAACCCTTGTTAACTCAACTTGTACTGGTGAGCTTTATTTTAGGATTCCACGGCTTTTCTATACAGGCACAAATAGCGAGTATTCTTGCTGAAACAGATATCGGGTTCAAACCTTATGCAATCGCCCGCTTAGCTCACGGATTGCTTGCGGCGGGGATCATGATCGTCTTATATTATTTTTACACCCATTCCTCCCTGCAAACAAAAAGCCTGGCCATTTGGAACCCCAAAGAAAATTTCACAACACCTATTATGGAATTCTTCCATCACTATGGACCACCACTTA
It contains:
- a CDS encoding nucleotidyltransferase, which translates into the protein MKACGVIVEYNPFHNGHRFHLEQSRQQSRADCLIAIMSGNFLQRGEPAIMDKWHRAEAALQSEADLVLELPYIYAVEHSDYFSQGAVQTLSEMGVEAICFGSESGEISQFLEAHEHLKRNEGLFNETVKKQLSEGLSFPEASRLGYKAIDLPAESIDLTQPNNILGYSYVKQILLYNDKIVPMTVKRTNSHYHDDTITGDIASATSIRKELLKDHCFTENASRSMPKDTKDQLSKYRERTHLWHEWERYFHFLQYKILTTPESELRKIHGVDEGLEHRLKRTIKRSATFDAFMEALKTKRYTWTRLQRTLVHILIGTGKEEASSLLRLPQPPYARVLGMNKIGREYLNTYKKQMQIPLITQPQQMEHSMLDLEERAATAYYSVLDAENRVDMLQREFGPPIRI
- a CDS encoding SepM family pheromone-processing serine protease; translation: MRSNKRVIITGIITLLIVAFLGAYRLPFYIYKPGNADALDPIVEVTDGFSSEGDMHLVTVRGGQATPLQWLIAKVRPFHQVYPLEDIRPEGVTEEEYYHAQLRMMESSQEAAKVVAYKAADREIDINYEGVFVMGVIKGMPAEDQLKSGDEITQVNGEKIQEAADLIDYVSDMKKGEKVTLTIKREKETLQKEIELAPFPDNKKKVGVGISLVTDRTVEVNPEVKVKSGEIGGPSAGLMFSLEMYDQLTEKDVTKGYQIAGTGEVNYEGQVGRIGGIDKKVVAASEDGCQIFFAPNEEGREGSNYQVAKQTAEEINTDMKVVPVDTFQDAVDYLNKLEPKNS
- a CDS encoding patatin-like phospholipase family protein gives rise to the protein MNRPKVGLALGSGGARGFSHLGVLKTLKEHDIPVDMVAGSSMGALVGSFFAAGQQIEDLYKLAFTFKRKYYLDFTVPKMGFIQGRRIKEYIRLFTFGKNLEEFDLPMAIIATDLYAGEKKIFRTGPASEAVRASIAIPGIFVPEKIDDRLYIDGGVMDRVPVSVVKEMGADVVIAVDCAHFDADPNINSIYDVIIQSIDIMQDELVTAMGVSADADVMIRPDVSKYSSRAFTNIKEIVEAGEKEAEIHIEAIKKTLADWKES
- the ylbJ gene encoding sporulation integral membrane protein YlbJ, which encodes MLTCLTAGLAAALILYPKASLTASLRGLDLWWEVVFPSLLPFFITAELLIGFGVVHGLGALSERFMRPLFNVPGSGGFIWVMGMASGYPSGAKWTADLRKKGELTKVEAERLVAFTNASSPLFIFGAIAVGFFHDPSLGILIAVSHYGGNVLVGFIMKFYKRNEDLELRESPYSSIRDAFSRMHQSRINDGRTLGKLMGDAVTKSVDTLLMVGGFIMLFSVLTELFKQTGIMEILSFLLSISFIPETFHAPLIAGMLELTTGIGAITQTGEPLLTQLVLVSFILGFHGFSIQAQIASILAETDIGFKPYAIARLAHGLLAAGIMIVLYYFYTHSSLQTKSLAIWNPKENFTTPIMEFFHHYGPPLTLLMIMFMILFKWQSHSGKTYNKNTPYRKS